In one window of Clavelina lepadiformis chromosome 4, kaClaLepa1.1, whole genome shotgun sequence DNA:
- the LOC143452211 gene encoding uncharacterized protein LOC143452211 encodes MKIVIILCVVSFAIISDARWYRNEAEAVFDANEDRDVDEEISTLSLPSSVELDSEPTISCPDTESSFANLLCLFAELSRIQRETASAVRETQREDQLDNIVTAAEKLKNAANSAFVNTLVSAALSAVSGLGGIGAAAGVKSKIATSSFKADV; translated from the exons ATGAAGATAGTAATAATATTATGTGTTGTGTCCTTTGCAATTATATCAGACGCTAGATGGTACAG AAACGAAGCTGAAGCTGTCTTCGATGCAAATGAGGACAGAGATG tCGACGAAGAAATATCGACTCTTTCACTTCCCAGCAGTGTTGAACTGGACTCAGAACCGACAATATCTTGCCCAGATACAGAGTCGAGCTTTGCTAATTTG TTGTGTTTGTTTGCGGAACTTAGCAGAATACAAAGAGAGACGGCTTCGGCGGTGAGGGAAACCCAGCGTGAGGATCAGCTGGATAATATTGTTACAGCGGccgaaaaattgaaaaat gCTGCAAACTCTGCATTTGTCAACACCTTGGTGTCGGCTGCTTTAAg TGCTGTTAGTGGGCTTGGTGGGATTGGTGCTGCCGCTGGAGTAAAGTCAAAGATTGCGACGTCATCATTTAAGGCCGATGTCTAA
- the LOC143452888 gene encoding uncharacterized protein LOC143452888, with protein sequence MASAPPPPYTPNDPGAYPPPATTPGYPPQPPTAQAGYQQAPPQQAPYYQGGYPPPQGAYPPPQGAYPPQPGYPPQAGGYPQQPYPPPGQQMSSGQRHGKQPTQVVYVESDRHRSNKNDDAADCFLIGCCTALLCCCLLD encoded by the exons ATGGCATCAGCCCCGCCACCTCCATATACACCAAACGACCCTGGAGCTTACCCACCACCTGCTACTACCCCAGGTTACCCACCGCAGCCCCCAACCGCCCAAGCCGGATACCAACAGGCTCCACCGCAACAAGCCCCTTATTACCAAGGGGGGTACCCGCCCCCACAAGGGGCTTACCCACCTCCCCAAGGAGCTTACCCTCCCCAACCTGGGTACCCACCACAGGCGGGGGGTTACCCTCAACAGCCGTACCCACCGCCCGGACAACAAATGTCGTCAGGCCAACGTCACGGAAAGCAACCGACTCAAGTTG tttatgtTGAGAGCGACCGTCATCGAAGCAACAAGAATGATGACGCGGCTGATTGTTTCCTTATTGGATGTTGCACGGCGCTTCTATGCTGTTGTCTTCTGGATTAA